One part of the Clostridium thermosuccinogenes genome encodes these proteins:
- a CDS encoding ABC transporter ATP-binding protein, with protein sequence MFKGLWFFVKFGWKCEKKYIVYLVLNQIINSLIPIVSIVMPRYIINELVGFRRVPYIFLYIGILIGYNLLGNIVSNYLTWTSFTYRLRVASEFSLFMHQKTINADYADLESSEYIDIKEKAKKFLFGDMKGFSYVLDIAVQIIGKLFTLIGIVLVIANLNPILVLLFIALVFTNSYVESVIRKKQIEISLKLTAAERRGMYYGELMEGFEYGKEIRLNGMGDWLIDHERRFAKTVNDGYARSNELGIKAGAFGAFTLFFQQGLPTFIS encoded by the coding sequence ATGTTTAAAGGATTATGGTTTTTCGTTAAATTTGGTTGGAAATGCGAGAAAAAATACATCGTTTATTTAGTTTTAAATCAAATTATAAATTCTCTCATCCCCATCGTTTCAATTGTAATGCCCAGGTATATTATTAACGAACTTGTTGGTTTTAGAAGAGTACCTTATATATTTTTATATATCGGTATTTTAATAGGTTATAACCTATTAGGTAACATTGTATCCAACTACCTGACCTGGACTTCATTTACCTATCGACTTAGGGTCGCATCGGAATTTAGCCTTTTCATGCATCAAAAGACGATCAATGCTGATTACGCAGACTTGGAAAGCTCCGAGTATATAGACATAAAAGAGAAGGCGAAAAAGTTTCTTTTCGGAGATATGAAAGGCTTTAGCTATGTGCTGGATATCGCAGTTCAAATTATTGGGAAGCTGTTTACTCTAATTGGAATCGTCTTAGTTATCGCCAACTTAAACCCGATACTTGTTTTATTATTCATAGCCCTTGTCTTTACAAACTCTTATGTTGAATCAGTTATTAGAAAAAAACAGATAGAAATATCGCTTAAATTAACTGCTGCCGAACGCAGGGGAATGTATTACGGTGAGCTAATGGAAGGCTTCGAATATGGTAAGGAAATCCGTCTGAATGGTATGGGAGACTGGCTTATAGACCATGAGAGGAGATTTGCGAAAACTGTAAATGATGGATATGCAAGAAGCAATGAACTAGGGATTAAGGCAGGAGCCTTCGGAGCTTTTACGCTCTTTTTCCAGCAAGGTTTGCCTACATTTATCTCGTAA
- a CDS encoding ABC transporter ATP-binding protein/permease, translated as MYVGGVTAFSGAMRDVVGSVIEVSQYRKYYEAMEQYLNIPFKMRNNARIPVPSGEHTIEFRNVSFKYAGQKVMH; from the coding sequence ATGTATGTGGGTGGTGTAACTGCCTTCTCAGGTGCAATGAGGGACGTAGTGGGTAGTGTTATTGAGGTTAGTCAGTATAGAAAATATTATGAAGCTATGGAGCAGTACTTAAACATTCCCTTTAAGATGAGGAATAATGCAAGAATCCCTGTGCCTTCCGGCGAACACACTATTGAGTTCAGGAATGTGTCGTTTAAATATGCCGGGCAGAAAGTTATGCATTAA
- a CDS encoding ATP-binding cassette domain-containing protein translates to MVGENGAGKTTFVKLLCRIYDPTEGEILLDGINIKDLDYDQYMALFSTVFQDFKLFSFTLKENVALSKSEKAEDKDIEKVLIKAGFGDKLASLPKGIHTNVFKNFEGDGFEPSGGEGQKIALARALYKNSPIVILDEPTAALDPKAEFEIYQNFNDLVAGKTAIYISHRLSSTRFCDKIAVFADGEIVEYGNHKELLQMGKTYAKLFNMQAGYYTDKLIS, encoded by the coding sequence ATAGTCGGTGAAAACGGAGCAGGCAAAACAACTTTTGTTAAGCTGCTTTGCAGAATATATGATCCTACCGAGGGTGAAATACTTTTAGACGGAATTAATATAAAGGATCTTGATTATGACCAGTATATGGCGCTTTTTTCTACAGTGTTTCAAGACTTCAAGCTGTTTTCATTCACCTTAAAGGAAAATGTGGCCCTATCCAAAAGCGAGAAGGCAGAAGATAAAGACATAGAAAAAGTATTAATAAAAGCCGGATTTGGAGATAAGCTTGCCAGCTTACCTAAAGGTATTCATACCAATGTATTTAAAAACTTTGAAGGTGATGGATTTGAGCCATCTGGCGGAGAAGGTCAGAAGATTGCCCTGGCAAGAGCTTTATATAAAAATTCTCCGATTGTAATACTGGATGAGCCGACTGCTGCCCTTGATCCAAAAGCAGAATTTGAGATCTATCAAAATTTCAACGATCTTGTAGCTGGCAAAACCGCAATTTATATATCACATAGGTTATCGAGCACACGATTCTGTGATAAGATTGCAGTATTTGCTGACGGAGAAATTGTTGAGTACGGCAATCATAAAGAGCTATTGCAAATGGGAAAAACATATGCGAAATTGTTCAATATGCAAGCGGGATATTACACCGATAAATTGATAAGTTAA
- a CDS encoding glycosyl hydrolase, translating to MLYPKNDSKNLPDSLFKNPTAEYRGAPFWAWNCKLDKELLLKEIDQLKEMGMGGFHIHSRSGMATEYLGDEFMDLVKACNEKAKKNDMLCWLYDEDRWPSGAAGGLVTKDHRYRARYLLFTPRPYSDDKVEKNENISAARGGRNEKGYCLARYQVILENGYLASYKRLKDGETPDEKAKVWWAYLEIASDSPWFNNQAYVNTLDREAIRKFIEITHERYYAELGDDFGKSIPAIFTDEPQFSHKQTFGYAYEERDVVLPFTDDFSVTYKNTYGDDILDYLPELFWELPDGKVSLARYRYHDHLSERFAEAFADTIGSWCKSHGIMLTGHMMEEPTLFSQTQALGEAMRSYRSFQLPGIDILCDSREYTTAKQAQSAAHQYGCPGVLSELYGVTNWDFDFRGHKVAGDWQAALGVTVRVHHLTWVSMAGEAKRDYPASIGYQSPWYKEYPLIEDHFSRLNTALTRGRPHVRIGVIHPIESYWLHWGPREQTSVIREELESNFKNITEWLLFGLLDFDFISESLLPSLCPVENSPVLKVGEMNYDVIVIPACETLRSTTLDRLEAFRMAGGNVVFAGEPARLVDAVESDRAVKLAEKCTRIPFSKSRILETLESYRDVEIRKEDGSRADNLLYQMREDNDQMWLFICHANRMSNPDIAYMENIRIKVKGIWKPVVYDTMTGEIYDIAAEIKDGETHICHSFSQHDSLLLCLKPGKPDNALIHVPKHAEKREMHAYDLPDPVLVTLSEPNALLLDIAEYSFDDGEWMPAEEVLRIDNEFRKKLGYPLRMDAMAQPWVNPDNEAPTHVLSLRFTVWSDIEVKSPCLALENAEQTEIVVNGTKVPSRITGWYVDESISKVELPAIPAGKTEIVLRIPFGPKTNVEWCYLLGDFGVCVHGRHARITEPVRKLAFGDWTHQGLPFYAGNVTYHCPVELKGGKTEIEIPQFRNPVLSVALDDDRKGTIAFAPYKLDLGDVEAGPHTIHITAYGNRVNTFGAVHNCDRSVRWFGPDAWRSTGNRWSYQYQLQPMGILISPRLWMKKADENE from the coding sequence ATGCTTTACCCAAAGAATGATTCCAAAAATCTTCCGGATTCGCTTTTTAAAAACCCGACAGCAGAATATCGGGGAGCTCCCTTCTGGGCGTGGAATTGCAAGCTTGACAAGGAACTGCTTTTAAAAGAGATAGATCAGCTCAAGGAAATGGGAATGGGAGGATTCCATATACACAGCCGTTCAGGTATGGCAACGGAATATCTGGGCGATGAATTTATGGATCTGGTTAAGGCCTGCAATGAGAAGGCCAAGAAAAATGATATGCTTTGCTGGCTGTATGATGAAGACCGCTGGCCTTCCGGGGCAGCGGGAGGTCTGGTGACTAAAGATCACAGGTACAGAGCCAGATATCTTCTGTTTACTCCAAGACCATATAGTGATGATAAGGTGGAGAAAAATGAGAATATTTCCGCAGCGCGGGGAGGAAGAAATGAAAAAGGCTACTGCCTGGCAAGGTATCAGGTAATTTTAGAAAATGGGTATCTGGCTAGCTATAAGAGACTAAAGGATGGAGAAACACCTGACGAAAAGGCAAAAGTGTGGTGGGCTTATCTAGAAATTGCGTCCGACAGCCCATGGTTTAACAATCAGGCTTATGTAAACACGCTGGACCGTGAAGCGATACGCAAATTTATTGAAATCACCCATGAAAGGTACTATGCTGAGCTGGGGGATGATTTTGGCAAATCAATCCCGGCTATTTTCACCGACGAGCCTCAGTTCAGCCACAAGCAAACTTTTGGATATGCTTATGAAGAAAGGGATGTGGTGCTTCCCTTCACGGATGATTTCAGTGTTACATATAAGAATACCTATGGTGACGATATACTGGATTATCTGCCTGAGCTTTTCTGGGAGCTTCCTGATGGTAAAGTTTCGCTGGCAAGATACCGTTACCATGACCATTTGAGTGAGAGGTTTGCAGAAGCTTTTGCCGACACCATAGGCAGTTGGTGTAAATCCCATGGGATTATGCTGACCGGCCACATGATGGAGGAGCCTACTCTGTTTTCTCAAACCCAGGCCCTTGGTGAAGCCATGAGATCCTACCGGTCATTCCAGCTTCCTGGAATAGACATACTGTGTGATTCGAGGGAATACACCACTGCCAAGCAAGCGCAAAGTGCAGCCCATCAATATGGCTGTCCCGGTGTGTTGAGCGAGCTTTACGGTGTCACCAACTGGGATTTTGATTTCCGGGGACACAAGGTGGCTGGGGACTGGCAGGCTGCCTTGGGAGTGACAGTAAGGGTACATCACCTCACCTGGGTATCCATGGCCGGCGAAGCAAAGCGTGATTACCCGGCAAGCATCGGATATCAGTCTCCATGGTATAAGGAGTATCCTCTGATAGAAGACCATTTTAGCCGGCTGAATACGGCATTGACCCGGGGAAGGCCCCATGTCCGCATCGGAGTCATACATCCCATAGAGTCCTACTGGCTGCATTGGGGACCTAGAGAGCAAACCAGCGTAATCAGGGAGGAGCTGGAAAGCAACTTTAAAAATATAACGGAATGGCTGTTATTCGGCTTGCTGGATTTTGATTTCATATCCGAATCCCTCTTGCCGTCTTTATGCCCCGTTGAAAATTCACCGGTATTGAAGGTCGGGGAGATGAATTATGATGTGATTGTTATTCCAGCCTGCGAAACCCTCCGCTCTACTACGTTGGACCGTCTTGAAGCGTTTCGGATGGCCGGAGGAAATGTCGTTTTTGCAGGAGAACCGGCAAGACTTGTGGATGCGGTGGAATCCGACCGGGCAGTGAAGCTGGCTGAGAAATGCACCAGAATACCCTTTTCAAAGAGCCGTATACTGGAAACCCTCGAAAGCTACAGAGATGTAGAAATCCGGAAGGAGGACGGCTCCCGCGCGGATAACCTGCTTTACCAGATGAGGGAAGATAACGATCAAATGTGGCTGTTCATATGTCATGCAAACAGAATGTCCAATCCTGATATAGCTTATATGGAGAACATACGTATAAAAGTGAAAGGCATTTGGAAACCTGTAGTATATGACACTATGACGGGAGAAATTTATGACATTGCAGCTGAAATAAAAGATGGCGAAACACATATTTGCCATAGCTTCTCTCAGCATGACAGCCTGCTTTTGTGCCTGAAGCCCGGGAAACCTGATAATGCTTTGATTCATGTACCTAAGCATGCGGAGAAAAGGGAGATGCATGCGTACGACCTGCCGGACCCTGTGCTGGTTACCCTTTCAGAGCCTAATGCGCTTCTTTTGGATATAGCAGAATACTCTTTTGATGATGGAGAATGGATGCCTGCGGAAGAAGTGCTGCGCATAGATAATGAGTTCAGGAAGAAGCTGGGATATCCCCTGAGGATGGACGCAATGGCACAGCCATGGGTAAACCCGGATAATGAGGCTCCGACACATGTTTTGAGCCTTAGGTTTACGGTATGGTCGGACATAGAGGTCAAATCCCCATGCCTGGCACTGGAAAATGCGGAGCAAACGGAGATAGTAGTCAATGGAACAAAGGTGCCGTCACGGATAACAGGATGGTATGTGGATGAATCCATAAGCAAGGTTGAGCTTCCTGCCATCCCGGCCGGGAAAACGGAAATTGTCTTGAGAATACCCTTTGGACCTAAGACCAATGTAGAGTGGTGCTATCTTCTGGGGGATTTTGGAGTATGCGTGCATGGAAGGCATGCGAGGATCACAGAACCTGTAAGAAAGCTCGCCTTTGGCGACTGGACTCATCAGGGACTGCCTTTCTATGCCGGAAATGTGACCTATCACTGCCCGGTGGAGCTGAAGGGAGGAAAGACGGAAATAGAAATTCCCCAGTTCAGAAACCCGGTTCTGTCAGTTGCTCTTGATGATGACAGGAAAGGGACCATCGCTTTTGCTCCATACAAGCTTGATCTTGGTGATGTTGAGGCAGGTCCTCATACTATACACATAACCGCCTATGGCAACCGTGTGAACACTTTTGGAGCCGTGCACAATTGTGACCGTTCAGTGAGATGGTTCGGCCCTGACGCCTGGAGGAGCACCGGCAACAGGTGGTCATACCAGTATCAGCTGCAGCCTATGGGCATTTTAATAAGCCCGAGACTATGGATGAAAAAAGCGGATGAAAACGAATAA